Proteins from one Enterobacter bugandensis genomic window:
- the yncE gene encoding 7-bladed beta-propeller protein YncE: MSLRHLCSPRLSTSLLSAALLFAGTFQAHAAEEMLRKAVGKGAYEMAVSQQENALWVATSQSRKLDKGGVIYRLDPATLEVTQAIHSDLKPFGATLDGATQTLWLGNTINGAVTAIDAKTGDVKGRLVLDSRQRSETVKPLQPRQLVADDASNTIYITGVGKESVIWVVDGATLKLKETIANTGTYSTGLALDAKAKRLYTTNADGELVTIDTATNKILSRKKVQDDGKEHFYLNLSLDTAGQRAFLTDSKQPEVLAVSLKDGSVIEKIAAPESLAVLFNPARNEAYVTHREAGKVSVIDAKTYKVTKTFDTPVYPNSLALSADGKTLYVTVKQKSTRQQEATQPDDVIRIAL; encoded by the coding sequence ATGTCTTTACGCCATCTGTGCTCGCCACGCCTGAGTACGTCTCTGCTGTCTGCCGCTTTACTGTTTGCCGGAACCTTCCAGGCGCATGCCGCCGAAGAGATGCTGCGTAAAGCGGTGGGTAAAGGTGCCTATGAAATGGCGGTCAGCCAGCAGGAGAACGCGCTGTGGGTTGCGACGTCGCAAAGCCGTAAACTCGACAAGGGTGGCGTTATCTATCGCCTCGATCCTGCTACGCTGGAGGTGACGCAGGCCATTCATAGCGATCTCAAACCGTTTGGCGCCACCCTTGACGGCGCGACGCAAACCCTGTGGCTGGGTAATACGATCAACGGCGCGGTGACGGCCATTGATGCGAAAACGGGCGACGTGAAAGGCCGACTGGTGCTTGATAGCCGCCAGCGCAGTGAAACCGTCAAGCCGCTGCAGCCGCGCCAGCTGGTGGCGGATGACGCGAGCAACACGATTTACATCACCGGTGTCGGCAAAGAGAGCGTGATTTGGGTCGTGGATGGCGCAACGCTGAAGCTGAAAGAGACCATTGCCAATACCGGCACATACAGTACCGGTCTGGCGCTGGATGCAAAGGCGAAACGCCTGTACACCACCAATGCAGACGGTGAGCTGGTCACCATTGATACCGCCACCAACAAAATCCTGAGCCGCAAAAAAGTGCAGGACGACGGAAAAGAGCACTTCTATCTGAACCTGAGCCTGGACACCGCCGGTCAGCGCGCGTTCCTGACCGATTCAAAACAGCCGGAAGTGCTGGCGGTGAGCCTGAAAGACGGCAGCGTGATCGAGAAAATCGCCGCGCCTGAATCCCTGGCCGTTCTGTTTAATCCGGCTCGCAATGAAGCCTACGTGACGCACCGTGAGGCCGGCAAGGTGAGCGTGATTGACGCGAAGACCTACAAAGTGACGAAAACGTTCGATACGCCGGTCTACCCGAACAGCCTGGCGCTCTCTGCGGATGGCAAAACGCTTTACGTGACGGTGAAGCAAAAATCTACCCGCCAGCAGGAAGCGACCCAGCCTGACGATGTGATTCGTATCGCGCTGTAA